One window of the Pristiophorus japonicus isolate sPriJap1 chromosome 23, sPriJap1.hap1, whole genome shotgun sequence genome contains the following:
- the LOC139235472 gene encoding probable G-protein coupled receptor 139, whose protein sequence is MFWEIPTELWILWAFFKVERIYYPLLAAVGVPVNLVTIMILSRGRCGLSKCVSRYLVAMAAADLLVVILDLISRQISILYWTAFEFMWKSKVCNIHAILLYAVTDCSVWFTVTFTFDRCIAICCQKLKTKYCTEKTATVVVGTVSALFCVKNTFWYFMYGGMYNISNSPWFCIVTWKFSDSLSWAVIEFLHYIITPFIPFVLILLLNTLTVRHVLVSSRARRRLRTHSSGESPSDPEMEKRRKSIILLFVISGNFILLWAVFLLYSVVKRLYSLNFIPVYLPQYVQEMGFMLQLLSCCTNTCIYAVTQSKFREELKNVVKYPFTVIVKCIK, encoded by the exons atgttctgggagattccaactgagcTTTGGATCCTGTGGGCATTTTTTAAAgtggaacgtatttattacccgctcctcgctgctgttggtgttcctg tgaacttagtgacgataatgatcctgtctcgaggaaggtgcggtctctccaagtgtgtcagccgttacctggtggcaatggcagcggcggatctactggtcgttatcctcgacctgatatccaggcagatttctattctttattggaccgcgtttgagttcatgtggaagagtaaagtgtgtaatatccatgccatcctactttacgcagtcacagactgttccgtctggttcacagttacttttacctttgatcgatgtatagccatttgttgtcagaagctcaaaaccaaatattgcaccgagaaaacggcgactgtggttgtgggaacagtgagtgcgctgttctgtgtaaagaacactttctggtactttatgtatggaggtatgtATAATATTTCCAATAGTCCCTGGTTTTGTATTGTTACATGGAAATTCTCTGACTCactatcatgggcagtaattgaattccttcattatattataacaccgtttattccatttgttctgatccttctgctcaatactttaactgtcagacacgttttagtatcgagcagagcccgcaggagactcaggacccacagcagtggggagagtcccagtgacccagagatggagaagcgaaggaaatccataattttactgtttgttatatccggcaattttatcctgttatgggcagtgtttctgttatattctgtggttaaacgattgtattcgttaaactttattcctgtatatctacctcaatatgtacaggaaatgggatttatgcttcagctcctgagttgctgcaccaacacatgtatttatgccgtgacccagtcgaaattcagagaggagttgaagaatgtggtgaaatatccctttactgtaattgttaaatgtattaaataa